The Azospirillum baldaniorum genome contains a region encoding:
- a CDS encoding type II toxin-antitoxin system death-on-curing family toxin has translation MDQPSIQGRPYVNPPLQAVLDLHGELLLEHGGAPGMRDFGALEASLARPYQLIAYGDDRLTIFDLAAAVCVSVCRNHPFVDGNKRAAFVALGLCLGLNGFELDAAERDAADTILALAAGTLSEEAFRDWVADHCYDIGFCDMGDPES, from the coding sequence GTGGACCAGCCGTCGATCCAGGGGCGCCCCTACGTCAACCCGCCGCTCCAGGCGGTGCTCGACCTGCACGGCGAGTTGCTGCTGGAGCATGGCGGCGCGCCCGGCATGCGCGATTTCGGGGCCTTGGAAGCGTCGCTGGCCCGTCCCTACCAGCTCATCGCGTACGGTGACGACCGGTTGACCATTTTCGATCTGGCCGCCGCGGTGTGCGTCAGTGTCTGCCGCAATCACCCCTTCGTGGATGGAAACAAGCGCGCGGCATTCGTGGCGCTGGGCCTGTGCCTAGGCCTGAACGGCTTCGAATTGGATGCGGCGGAGCGGGATGCGGCGGACACCATTCTGGCGCTCGCCGCCGGCACGCTGAGCGAAGAGGCGTTCCGCGACTGGGTCGCCGACCATTGCTACGACATCGGCTTCTGCGACATGGGCGACCCGGAATCGTAA
- a CDS encoding AbrB/MazE/SpoVT family DNA-binding domain-containing protein, with protein MHTTKLTKVGNSTGLTLPRDVLAAADLQRGDAVSVEVRDGRIEISKTDDSYNRAMDIGRRFSARYRRTMDILSK; from the coding sequence ATGCACACCACCAAACTGACCAAGGTCGGCAATTCCACTGGGCTCACCCTGCCGCGCGACGTGCTGGCGGCGGCGGACCTTCAGCGGGGCGACGCGGTGTCCGTCGAGGTGCGCGACGGCCGGATCGAAATCTCCAAGACCGACGACAGCTACAACCGCGCCATGGACATCGGCCGCCGCTTCTCCGCGCGCTACCGCCGGACCATGGACATCCTGTCCAAGTAA